A portion of the Bdellovibrionales bacterium genome contains these proteins:
- a CDS encoding enoyl-CoA hydratase/isomerase family protein codes for MTFLLKDDFLEVILNSPKTRNALSVTHARELKSFLKNKNLRGLILRSVGPVFCSGGDLGEYARLSTKAQGTRMNREISEALSTLAHFPAPKLALVDGDCYGGGVELISCCDWIVSTPKSFFALWQRRMTLSFGWGGYQRLKTRMSESAIKAWIQSGDTKSSYWAQSQGLINDIIHEKNVIEYLEQWKAQQLLLTTSSFTSIQRLTGTNERTLFDKLWWSKEHLQKLKSKGNRK; via the coding sequence GTGACGTTTCTTTTAAAAGATGATTTTCTCGAGGTGATATTAAATTCACCAAAAACACGAAATGCGTTGAGCGTGACCCATGCTCGCGAACTTAAATCCTTTCTAAAAAATAAAAATCTGCGCGGCCTGATTCTTAGATCTGTGGGTCCGGTTTTTTGCTCGGGCGGAGACTTAGGTGAATACGCTCGTCTTAGCACTAAAGCTCAAGGTACAAGAATGAATCGTGAGATCTCTGAGGCGCTATCCACCTTAGCTCATTTTCCTGCGCCGAAATTGGCTCTCGTCGATGGAGATTGTTACGGAGGGGGCGTCGAGCTGATTTCGTGTTGTGATTGGATCGTATCCACTCCTAAAAGTTTTTTTGCCCTTTGGCAGCGTCGAATGACGTTGAGCTTTGGTTGGGGTGGATACCAACGTTTAAAGACAAGAATGTCGGAATCTGCGATCAAAGCGTGGATTCAATCGGGAGACACCAAGTCCTCTTACTGGGCGCAGTCTCAAGGTTTGATTAACGACATCATCCACGAAAAAAACGTCATCGAATATCTTGAGCAATGGAAAGCACAGCAGTTGCTGCTCACGACGAGCTCATTTACATCGATTCAAAGATTGACGGGGACGAATGAGCGTACACTTTTTGATAAACTTTGGTGGTCTAAGGAACATCTTCAGAAGTTGAAGTCTAAAGGTAATCGTAAATAG